A genomic stretch from Marinobacter fonticola includes:
- a CDS encoding SpoIIAA family protein produces MATEYVEYPDDKTVEIQVEGKVSAEDFENIAGRMEAFIRQHGKVKIIEVVQDFDGFDMSILKDAFKFDREHMQDFTHCAVVTDSGWIGPFARFMSRFLDMELRVFRLGEIEQAREWLTGAKSM; encoded by the coding sequence ATGGCGACGGAATACGTGGAGTACCCGGACGACAAAACCGTCGAAATCCAGGTCGAAGGTAAAGTGTCTGCCGAGGATTTCGAGAACATTGCCGGACGGATGGAAGCGTTCATCCGCCAGCATGGCAAGGTCAAGATTATCGAAGTGGTGCAGGATTTCGACGGCTTCGATATGTCAATCCTGAAGGATGCCTTCAAGTTCGACCGGGAGCATATGCAGGACTTCACCCACTGCGCCGTGGTGACCGATTCCGGTTGGATCGGCCCGTTTGCACGGTTTATGTCGAGGTTTCTGGATATGGAGCTGAGAGTATTCCGGCTAGGAGAGATTGAGCAAGCGCGTGAGTGGCTGACCGGAGCGAAATCGATGTAG
- a CDS encoding phospholipase effector Tle1 domain-containing protein, which produces MKVKSYTELALRDLPYIENPFFAASYASRLLDDRFANVPRDPLGRTISCEGLKRALKNGHLFLVFSSVEGKPFSPVVAWKADSAHPKGGLWHLECDGVGSGLAHDVESLNKWEVTPQTVVHSGPGGIGHLRASGFDGAMIERRTDERYRAQQETDRKLSLPLGASASIAPLASAATPPPATYEKPPEKKNKQRKPVHLEVGIFTDGTLNNAGNIDVFRQRVENECLAPHQNGDIGAAECERRLALLLGNSYANGTSNVAKLRDLYPETDEETEAAITFRRRVYAPGPGSKTGAPDSLEGSMTGLGKTGVIAQVNNAFAGLALVASNLLKDDVIDVLTIDLFGFSRGAAAARHAANEIASGSGGGLGHAFAAMDMQWPKTVAIRFLGLFDTVAGIVNIPDGDFIPSNDLNAPVKLDLDPGSVSTAVQFTAIDECRENFALNSLCNPDGTLPDNFREIALPGAHSDIGGGYHESQTEQLLLSPTLSIEGSATAWPEQTPQWDNLATLEALTEAEGWIGSHCLPLATGEPAALRIYKTVREHPVPDGQVDLDLKLHRQVRGELSQVYLHCMYHLAKRAGIPLDKMDPTDSATTIPKELDLAYRILWEHISQGNDQPKLPPAQNDLLKQRYVHHSDHYNLLEFLIGDTIARSELPFSNARFLSPFRPTSDRKRIVYANQPET; this is translated from the coding sequence GTGAAAGTAAAATCCTATACGGAGCTTGCCCTCCGTGACCTGCCCTATATTGAGAACCCCTTTTTTGCCGCCTCGTATGCAAGCAGGCTGCTTGACGACCGTTTTGCCAACGTTCCCCGGGACCCCCTGGGCCGCACCATAAGCTGCGAGGGACTTAAACGTGCACTCAAGAACGGCCACTTGTTTTTGGTCTTCAGTAGTGTGGAAGGCAAGCCCTTTTCGCCGGTTGTCGCCTGGAAAGCGGATAGCGCTCACCCCAAAGGTGGCCTCTGGCATCTCGAATGCGACGGCGTCGGGTCGGGGCTTGCCCACGACGTTGAGTCTCTTAATAAATGGGAAGTCACCCCGCAAACCGTCGTTCATTCGGGGCCAGGTGGTATCGGCCATCTGAGGGCCTCCGGGTTTGATGGCGCCATGATCGAGCGCCGCACCGATGAGCGCTACCGGGCACAACAGGAAACGGACCGGAAATTATCCCTACCCCTTGGCGCGTCGGCCTCGATTGCGCCTCTCGCCTCGGCGGCCACTCCGCCGCCTGCAACGTATGAGAAACCACCGGAAAAGAAAAACAAGCAAAGAAAGCCGGTGCATCTGGAAGTGGGCATCTTCACCGACGGCACCCTCAATAACGCAGGCAATATTGACGTTTTCCGGCAGCGGGTTGAGAACGAGTGCCTGGCGCCTCACCAGAACGGCGATATTGGCGCGGCAGAGTGTGAACGACGGCTGGCTTTGTTGTTGGGGAACAGTTATGCCAACGGGACCAGTAATGTGGCGAAATTGCGAGATCTGTACCCTGAGACTGACGAGGAAACAGAAGCGGCAATCACGTTCCGTCGTCGTGTGTATGCGCCTGGTCCTGGTTCAAAAACGGGGGCACCGGACTCCCTGGAGGGCTCCATGACAGGCCTTGGCAAGACAGGGGTTATTGCTCAAGTAAATAATGCATTTGCTGGCTTGGCGCTAGTTGCGAGTAACTTGCTTAAGGATGATGTCATTGACGTCCTGACCATCGACCTGTTCGGTTTCAGTCGGGGAGCCGCAGCCGCCCGCCATGCCGCGAATGAGATTGCCAGCGGTTCCGGGGGCGGATTGGGGCATGCATTCGCCGCCATGGACATGCAATGGCCAAAGACAGTTGCTATCCGCTTTCTCGGCTTGTTCGATACCGTCGCTGGCATTGTCAATATCCCGGATGGTGACTTTATTCCGAGCAACGACCTTAACGCACCCGTGAAGCTTGATTTGGACCCGGGCTCTGTCTCTACTGCCGTACAGTTCACGGCCATTGACGAATGTCGCGAGAATTTTGCTCTAAACAGCCTCTGCAATCCAGATGGCACGCTTCCCGACAACTTCCGGGAAATCGCATTGCCCGGCGCGCACTCCGATATTGGCGGCGGCTATCACGAAAGCCAGACCGAACAGCTTCTGCTTTCCCCCACGCTCTCCATTGAAGGCAGCGCCACGGCTTGGCCGGAACAAACCCCGCAATGGGACAACCTCGCTACCCTAGAGGCGTTGACGGAAGCCGAGGGCTGGATCGGATCCCATTGCCTGCCGTTGGCAACGGGCGAGCCAGCCGCCCTCCGGATTTACAAAACGGTGCGTGAGCATCCTGTGCCGGACGGCCAAGTGGACCTAGACCTGAAGCTGCACCGGCAGGTGCGCGGCGAGCTTTCGCAGGTCTATCTTCACTGCATGTATCATTTGGCCAAAAGGGCGGGCATCCCGCTCGACAAGATGGACCCGACTGATAGCGCCACTACGATTCCAAAAGAACTCGACTTGGCATACCGGATACTATGGGAGCATATCTCGCAGGGAAATGATCAGCCTAAACTACCACCGGCACAAAACGATCTTCTGAAGCAGCGGTATGTGCATCATTCGGATCATTACAACCTGCTTGAGTTTCTGATTGGAGATACCATCGCACGCTCCGAACTTCCGTTCTCGAACGCCAGATTCCTCTCGCCATTCCGTCCAACATCTGATCGTAAGCGCATCGTCTATGCAAATCAGCCGGAGACGTGA
- a CDS encoding DUF2931 family protein: MHLKKIMIALLIGLILSGCASQPDNSLKAYVGVAAPQHYKVWVEHLELEASGVRHWRMPMGNVGCCWRGPRGPSGSGGFMEPFPNYIAIQWFSFAEQKFYQRLFSLPEGLEDRMREHATYTTSMGTFSRPRDILTIGLAPGGQIVLWIQNQIGNEIEVGRLQANEIEGDASRYQVRTEEYLQRSGEYIEEHGVPTEGW; encoded by the coding sequence ATGCACCTCAAAAAAATAATGATTGCCCTGCTTATTGGATTGATTCTTTCCGGATGTGCCTCTCAGCCTGATAACAGTCTTAAGGCATACGTGGGTGTTGCGGCGCCTCAACACTATAAAGTCTGGGTTGAACATCTTGAACTTGAAGCCTCGGGCGTCAGGCACTGGCGTATGCCGATGGGGAATGTTGGGTGTTGCTGGCGAGGTCCCCGTGGACCGTCGGGATCAGGTGGTTTCATGGAGCCTTTCCCGAACTATATCGCTATCCAATGGTTCTCGTTTGCCGAGCAGAAATTTTATCAGAGGCTGTTTTCTTTACCGGAAGGGCTGGAAGACAGAATGCGCGAGCACGCGACCTACACCACCAGCATGGGAACATTCAGCCGTCCACGGGACATTCTTACTATCGGGCTAGCCCCGGGCGGCCAGATTGTTCTCTGGATTCAGAACCAGATCGGCAACGAAATTGAAGTGGGGCGATTACAAGCCAATGAGATTGAAGGTGACGCATCGCGGTATCAGGTACGCACAGAAGAATATCTTCAGCGCAGCGGGGAGTACATCGAGGAACACGGCGTTCCGACTGAGGGATGGTAG
- a CDS encoding fumarate hydratase, with product MTTVIRQDDLIESVADALQFISYYHPKDFIQGVYEAYQKEESQAAKDAMAQILINSRMCAQGKRPICQDTGIVTVFVTVGMDVSWDADMPLDDIINEGVRRAYTHPDNVLRASVLADPDGKRQNTKDNTPAVIHYKLVPGNTVDVHVAAKGGGSEAKSKFAMLNPSDSVVDWVLKMVPQMGAGWCPPGMLGIGIGGTAEKAMELAKESLLDPIDIHDLKERGATNRAEELRLELFDKVNELGIGAQGLGGLTTVLDVKVKDYPTHAANKPVAIIPNCAATRHAHFVLDGSGPSLQTPPSLDDWPEITWEVGDDVRRVNLDTVTPEDVKDWKPGETVLLSGKMLTGRDAAHKKMVDMLSRGEELPVDLKGRFIYYVGPVDPVREEVVGPAGPTTATRMDKFTKTLLEQTGLTGMIGKAERGQVAIDAIREFGAVYLMAVGGSAYLVSKAIKKAEVVAFEELGMEAIYEFEVEDMPVTVAVDSKGTSVHQTGPVEWHEKIIAAKAV from the coding sequence ATGACCACAGTGATTCGCCAGGACGACCTGATCGAAAGCGTTGCCGATGCACTGCAGTTCATTTCCTACTATCACCCGAAGGATTTTATTCAGGGTGTGTACGAGGCCTATCAAAAGGAAGAGTCCCAGGCCGCCAAGGATGCCATGGCCCAAATCCTGATCAATTCGCGGATGTGCGCCCAGGGCAAGCGTCCGATCTGCCAGGACACCGGTATCGTGACGGTTTTCGTCACCGTCGGTATGGATGTCAGCTGGGATGCGGATATGCCGCTGGATGACATCATCAACGAGGGCGTTCGCCGCGCCTATACCCACCCGGACAATGTTTTGCGCGCCTCGGTGCTGGCGGATCCGGATGGTAAGCGCCAGAACACCAAGGACAATACGCCAGCCGTTATCCACTACAAGCTGGTACCCGGCAACACCGTTGACGTCCATGTCGCCGCCAAGGGCGGTGGTTCCGAAGCCAAGTCCAAGTTTGCCATGCTTAACCCGTCCGATTCCGTGGTGGATTGGGTGCTGAAAATGGTTCCGCAGATGGGCGCGGGCTGGTGCCCGCCGGGGATGCTCGGCATCGGCATTGGTGGCACGGCCGAAAAAGCGATGGAGCTGGCGAAGGAGTCACTGCTGGACCCGATCGACATCCACGACCTGAAAGAACGCGGCGCGACCAACCGGGCCGAAGAGCTGCGTCTTGAGCTTTTCGACAAGGTGAACGAGTTGGGTATCGGCGCCCAGGGTCTCGGTGGCCTAACCACGGTGCTGGATGTGAAGGTTAAGGATTATCCGACCCACGCGGCCAACAAGCCCGTGGCGATAATTCCCAACTGCGCTGCCACCCGCCACGCTCATTTCGTCTTGGATGGCTCGGGCCCGTCCCTCCAGACGCCGCCGAGCCTGGATGACTGGCCGGAGATCACCTGGGAAGTGGGTGACGATGTTCGCCGGGTGAATCTGGATACGGTAACACCGGAAGACGTCAAGGACTGGAAGCCGGGCGAAACCGTCCTGCTCTCCGGCAAGATGCTGACAGGCCGCGACGCCGCCCATAAGAAGATGGTCGATATGCTGTCTCGGGGAGAAGAACTGCCGGTGGACCTGAAAGGCCGATTCATCTATTACGTGGGTCCGGTCGACCCGGTACGCGAAGAGGTGGTAGGTCCCGCGGGCCCGACCACCGCAACGCGCATGGACAAGTTCACGAAAACCCTATTGGAGCAGACCGGCCTCACCGGCATGATCGGTAAGGCGGAACGTGGCCAGGTCGCGATCGACGCCATTAGAGAATTCGGCGCAGTCTATCTCATGGCTGTCGGCGGTTCGGCCTACCTGGTGTCCAAGGCCATCAAGAAAGCCGAGGTCGTCGCCTTCGAAGAACTGGGGATGGAAGCCATCTACGAGTTCGAAGTAGAAGACATGCCGGTAACCGTGGCGGTGGACTCTAAGGGGACGTCGGTGCACCAGACCGGCCCGGTGGAATGGCACGAGAAGATCATTGCGGCCAAGGCGGTGTGA
- a CDS encoding enoyl-CoA hydratase: MSELIQTERQDRVLIVRINRPERKNALNHAMYTALAEAVETAEHDINIRCTLFTGSSDCFTAGNDLGDFAEGLPGEFESSPVGRFLFGLANATKPVVAAVNGPAVGIGTTMLLHCDLVFAGNNTRFQMPFANLGLCPEGGSSLLLPMWLGRARASELLMLGGAFTAEQADRLGLINHICTPETTEQTALDACQALAAQPPAAIRATKALISRPNKDTLRATLLAEGELFGERLKSAEATEAFAAFKEKRKPDFSPFD, translated from the coding sequence GTGAGCGAGCTGATCCAGACCGAACGCCAGGACCGCGTACTGATCGTCCGAATTAATCGCCCCGAGCGCAAGAACGCCCTCAACCACGCGATGTACACGGCGCTGGCCGAGGCCGTGGAAACCGCCGAGCACGACATCAATATCCGTTGCACCTTGTTCACCGGCAGTAGTGACTGCTTTACTGCTGGCAACGACTTGGGCGATTTCGCCGAGGGCCTGCCGGGCGAATTCGAATCCAGCCCCGTTGGCCGCTTCCTGTTCGGCCTCGCGAACGCCACCAAGCCGGTGGTAGCCGCCGTCAATGGCCCCGCAGTAGGCATTGGCACCACCATGCTATTACATTGCGATCTGGTGTTTGCCGGTAACAACACCCGTTTTCAGATGCCCTTTGCCAACCTGGGCTTGTGCCCGGAGGGCGGCTCCAGTTTGTTGCTGCCCATGTGGTTAGGCCGCGCCCGTGCCAGCGAGCTACTCATGCTCGGAGGCGCCTTTACCGCCGAGCAGGCCGATCGTCTGGGCCTGATTAATCATATCTGCACTCCGGAAACCACCGAGCAAACGGCTTTGGACGCCTGTCAGGCCCTGGCTGCCCAACCTCCGGCCGCAATCCGCGCCACCAAGGCTCTCATCAGTCGACCTAACAAAGACACACTCCGTGCGACGCTGTTGGCCGAAGGCGAACTGTTCGGTGAACGCCTCAAATCGGCGGAAGCGACCGAGGCCTTTGCCGCCTTCAAAGAGAAACGTAAACCGGACTTCAGTCCGTTCGACTAA